The DNA window AAGATCTGCGACCAGCGAAGCACATGCAGCGCGTCCTCCCCGTTGCCCTCGTCGTAGAGGCTGCGGTTCACCTTCATGTACAGCCGATCCGCCTCCTCCTCGTAGGCGTTCACGTCGATGACCAGCTGGTTGAACGTCTTGGACTTCTTGAAGTTGCGGAAGTCCCCCATGGCCTTCTCCAGGGCCTTGCAGCTCTTCTTGATGAGCCGCGCGAACTCGCGCGCGTGCTCGTGCATGTCGTTCACGCGGTACATGTAGAAGCACAGCACGACGTCCTCGATGTAGTCGATGAGGTTGTCGAGGCCCTGCGCCAGCTCGATGATGTCGTCGCGCTCGATGGGCGTGATGAAGTCGTGCGCCATGCGCTTGTACAGCAGGTGGTTGTGCTCGTCGCTCTCGTTCTCCAGCTTGTGCGCGCGCTCCATGAGCTCGCGGACGCGCTCGCGCGACTCGTACTCGTCGATGACCTCCACGAGCAGCTGCGCCTCGGCCACCGCGGCCTCGGCCTGCTTCTCGAACAGGTCGAAGTAGTCGGCCTTCTCGCGCTTCTTCTTGCCCATGCGCCCGCGCCCCTACACGTTCTTCAGCAGGATGGAGTTCATGGTGTCGGCGGCGTGCTCGCAGGAGTCGCAGCACTTCTCCATGCGGTCGAAGATCTGCGACCACACCAGCACGCGCATGGGGTTCTCGCGGTCGTGCGTGTGCAGCTTGCGGATGACCGTCATGTACAGCTGGTCGGCCTCCTCCTCGTAGGTGTTCACGTCCACGATGAGCTGCTTGAACGTCTTGGACTTCTTGAAGTTGCGGAAGTCCTCCATCGCGCGGTCGAGCGCCTGGCAGCTCTTCTTGATGAGCTGGGCGAACTCAAGCGCGTCGTGGTGCATGAAGTGCACGTCGTACATGTAGAAGCGCTGCATGACGTCCTCGATGTAATCGATGATGTTGTCGAGGTACTGCGTCATGTTGATGATATCCTCGCGCTCGATGGGCGTGATGAAATCGGTGGCCACCGTCTTGAACACGGCGTGGTTGATCTCGTCGCCCTTGTGCTCCAGCTCGTGCGCGCGCTCCATGACCTCCCTCAGATGCGCGGCCTCCGTGAAGCCCTCGATGGCCTCGATCAAAAGCTCGGCCTCTTCGACAGCCACCTCGGTCTGTTTCTCGAACGCGTCGAAATAATCGAACTTAACCTTCTTGCTCACAGGCACTCCTCTACGAGAACATCAGGAACAGGTGGGCGAACGCGAAGCCGAGCAGCCCGCAGCCCGGAAACGTCAGCACCCACGTCTTCACCATGTCGACGGCGATTCCCCACTTCACCGCGCTCTTGCGCTTGGCCGCCCCCACGCCCATGATGGCCGTCGTGTTCGTGTGCGTGGTGGACACCGGCAGGCCGGCGAATGTGGACAGCATGAGGCAGAAGAACGTCGCGCAGCTGGCGGCGAATCCCTGGAAGGGCTCGAGCTTCACCATGTCGAGGCCGACGCTCTTGATGATGCGCTCGCCGCCGACGGCCGTGCCGAGGCCCATGTTGAGGGCGCAGAAGAACATGAGCCAGATGGGAAGCACGATCTGGTCGGCCTGGCCCACGCCGGTGGCCAGCGTGATGGCCAGCACGAAGATGCTCATGAACTTCTGGCCGTCCTGCGCGCCGTGCATGAACGCCACGCCCGCGCCCGAGGCCACTTGCGCCCAGCGGAAGAACTTCGTGGAGCGGCGGCGGTCCATGTTGCGGCAGCACCGCGCGAGGATCTTCGAGTTCAGCCAGCCGAGGAAGAAGCCGAGCAGCGTGGACAGCACGATGCCGTAGACCACCTTCATCCACTCCGCGCCGTTGATGGCGCCGAAGCCGCCCTGCAGCGCGATGGCCGCGCCGGTGAGGCCCGCGATGAGCGAATGGCTCTGGCTCGTGGGGATGCCGAACCACCAGGCCGCCGTGCCCCACACGATGATGGCCACCATGGCGGCCATGAGGGCGATGAGCGATTGATGGGCGTCGCCGCCGAAATCGACCATGTTGAAGATGGTGTGCGCCACCGCCGAGGTGACGAGCGACACCACGAGGAGGCCGACGAAGTTGCAGGCCGCCGCCATGAGGATGGCCCATTTCGGCTTCATCGCGCGCGTCGATACCACGGTGGCTATCGCGTTGGGCGCGTCGGTGGCGCCGTTGACGACGATCACGCCGATATTGAGCAGGGTCACCGCCACCAGCACCGGGTTGGAGGCGAGCTCCGCGATGAACGTAGCCCACTCTATGGTCACAGGCTCCCTTTCGACAAAACCGCAAAAAGGTTCAGCAACTCATCAGTTTAACGTAAATCTGACAATTCGGAAGGGGGACGGCGCTCCTTTTCACGTGGGGATGAAGGGGAATGGGTAAAATCTCCGTAAAAGTTGACCCTTTGCCTCCCCTTCGGCCGAACCAGGGGTGCGCCGCTTATCGACTCGTGATAAAGTAAGCAAATCACTAGGGGAAACGGGAGCCGGTGCCTGCGGGGACGCAGCGGGCGCGACGAAGGCGACGGGGAGGAGCATCATGGAGGGACGCCGACAGCTGCCGCTGCAGACGGCCGATTTGATCGCGGGCTTCATGGTGTGGGTGATACTGTCGTCGCTGCTCCCTTATATAAAGCAGGACATCCTCATCCCGCCCGACCAGGTGGCGCTCGTCACGGCCATCCCCGTGGTGCTGGGATCGGTGCTGCGCGTGCCCATCGGCTATTGGGCGAACCTGTACGGAGCGCGCAAGGTGTTCCTCGCCAGCTTCATCGTGCTGCTCGCGCCGGTGTGGTTTTTGAGCGAGGCTGCCACCTGCCAGGAGCTGCTGGTGGGCGGCACGTTCCTCGGCATCGCGGGCGCGGTGTTCTCCGTGGGCGTGACCTCGCTGCCGAAGTATTTCCCGCGCGAGCGGCACGGCTTCGTGAACGGCGTGTACGGGTTCGGCAACATGGGCACGGCGCTCACCACCTGGCTCGCGCCCGTGGCGGCGGTGGCCATCGGCTGGCGCGGGGCCGTGAAGCTGTACCTGGTGCTGCTGGGCGCGTTCATCGTGCTGAACTTCGTGCTGGGCGACCGCGACGAGCCGCGCGTGAAGACGCCCATCGTGCAGCAGCTGCGGGCCATCGCGCCCGACGCGCGCCTGTGGTTCCTGTCGCTGTTCTACTTCGTGACGTTCGGGGCGTTCGTGGCGCTCACCGTGTACCTGCCGAACTTCCTCACGTCGCACTACGGCCTGGACGGCGTGTCGGCCGGCATCGCCACCAGCGTGTTCATCGTGGCGGCTGCGGCCATCCGCGTGCTCGGCGGCTGGCTTTCCGACCGCCTCGACTGCTACCGGCTGCTCGCGGGCGTGTTCGCCGCCATCGCCGCGGGTGCCGTCGTGCTGGCCGTGGCGCCGGGACTGCCGGTGTACCTGACGGGAATCTACCTGGTCAGCCTGGCATGCGGCATCGGCAACGGCGTGGTGTTCAAGCTCGTGCCCACCTACTTCACCAAGCAGGCCGGCCCCGCCAACGGCCTCGTGGCCATGTGGGGCGGCCTCGGCGGCTTCTTTCCCCCGCTCGTGCTGAGCGCCTCGACGGCCGCGTTCGGCTCGAACGTGCCGGGCCTGGCCGCCTTCGCCGCCTTCGCCCTCGCGTGCCTGGCAATTTCGCTGCTCATGAGGAAGCGTCAAGCTGCCGCATAGCACCTTCGGCACCGTCCCTAGCAACCCGTGTGGACAAAATCGGCCCTCGGGACTGATTTCTTTACCTGAATCACTGCGCCAGTTTCCGCCATCAGGGGTTTCTTCGCTTCCCGACGAAGCCGCCGGCGAAAAATCAGTCCCGAAAGGCGTTTTTGTCCATGACCCTGTGAATCATAGAATCAATACGCGCCCAGAAGGAGCCTACGCAGCTCGCCTTGCGCGCCCGACGGGTCGAGCCTCTCCTCGCGAAGGCGAACGCCCAGCCGCTTGGCCAGCAGGCGGGCGATCCGATCCATCTCGCGTGGATCGTAGGCTTGCTGCTGGGTGAGCGTGGCGACTTCGATCCCCAAGTAGGCAAGATCGACGCGTCTGCTCGCATCCTCCGCAATGCGCGTTGCGCCGGTGTGGTGAAGGTTTGAATCGTACTCGATGGCGAACTTGGCCTCGGGCCAGTACAGGTCGCACTCGTAGTAGCTCTTCCCCACGAACGGCCGATCCTTCGCCGGCACGGGGATGACGGCGTTCATCACGGGATACGGAAGCCCGTACCCACCCATCCTCACGGGAAGGCACAGAAATACCACTGTCACCGTCTCCATCGGGGATCGCGAGCCGTCCCGCACGAAGCGCAGGACCCGGCACGCCGTCGCCGCCCCTCGGACGCCTTCCAGACGTTGCAGGAAACGCTCGAGAACAGCGACGCTGACCAGGGGCTCCCGCTTGGCCAGCTCGTCGAACTCCCCCACGCTCTTGGCGCAGCGACCGCACAGCTCGTAGCCCGCCTCGACCGCATTGGGAAGCGGAAGGGTCGTCGCCAGCTCGAAGAAGCATGCGGCCGGCGTAACGACGTAGAGCCCTTCGCCTAGCCGGACGACATTGCGGCAGAGAAGTTCGCAGGGCGCGACATGGCTCTGCACTGCCCTACGATGGCTGCGCGATGCTTTGTCGTGCACGAGCACGTGGACAGGACTCGAGAGGAATGAGAAGCCGCGATCCCCCAACAACGAGAATTCCTGATAGCCCGGCTTTTCAAGCGGAGCATCCAGGAACCGCCGGGCCGAGGCGGGTGGCAACCGAT is part of the Arabiibacter massiliensis genome and encodes:
- a CDS encoding DUF47 family protein, whose protein sequence is MGKKKREKADYFDLFEKQAEAAVAEAQLLVEVIDEYESRERVRELMERAHKLENESDEHNHLLYKRMAHDFITPIERDDIIELAQGLDNLIDYIEDVVLCFYMYRVNDMHEHAREFARLIKKSCKALEKAMGDFRNFKKSKTFNQLVIDVNAYEEEADRLYMKVNRSLYDEGNGEDALHVLRWSQIFDRMEKCCDACEHAADTMSGILLKNV
- a CDS encoding DUF47 family protein; protein product: MSKKVKFDYFDAFEKQTEVAVEEAELLIEAIEGFTEAAHLREVMERAHELEHKGDEINHAVFKTVATDFITPIEREDIINMTQYLDNIIDYIEDVMQRFYMYDVHFMHHDALEFAQLIKKSCQALDRAMEDFRNFKKSKTFKQLIVDVNTYEEEADQLYMTVIRKLHTHDRENPMRVLVWSQIFDRMEKCCDSCEHAADTMNSILLKNV
- a CDS encoding inorganic phosphate transporter, whose product is MTIEWATFIAELASNPVLVAVTLLNIGVIVVNGATDAPNAIATVVSTRAMKPKWAILMAAACNFVGLLVVSLVTSAVAHTIFNMVDFGGDAHQSLIALMAAMVAIIVWGTAAWWFGIPTSQSHSLIAGLTGAAIALQGGFGAINGAEWMKVVYGIVLSTLLGFFLGWLNSKILARCCRNMDRRRSTKFFRWAQVASGAGVAFMHGAQDGQKFMSIFVLAITLATGVGQADQIVLPIWLMFFCALNMGLGTAVGGERIIKSVGLDMVKLEPFQGFAASCATFFCLMLSTFAGLPVSTTHTNTTAIMGVGAAKRKSAVKWGIAVDMVKTWVLTFPGCGLLGFAFAHLFLMFS
- a CDS encoding MFS transporter: MEGRRQLPLQTADLIAGFMVWVILSSLLPYIKQDILIPPDQVALVTAIPVVLGSVLRVPIGYWANLYGARKVFLASFIVLLAPVWFLSEAATCQELLVGGTFLGIAGAVFSVGVTSLPKYFPRERHGFVNGVYGFGNMGTALTTWLAPVAAVAIGWRGAVKLYLVLLGAFIVLNFVLGDRDEPRVKTPIVQQLRAIAPDARLWFLSLFYFVTFGAFVALTVYLPNFLTSHYGLDGVSAGIATSVFIVAAAAIRVLGGWLSDRLDCYRLLAGVFAAIAAGAVVLAVAPGLPVYLTGIYLVSLACGIGNGVVFKLVPTYFTKQAGPANGLVAMWGGLGGFFPPLVLSASTAAFGSNVPGLAAFAAFALACLAISLLMRKRQAAA